One segment of Candidatus Fusobacterium pullicola DNA contains the following:
- a CDS encoding radical SAM protein: protein MKKIVKLAGIDLSKEEMYSKKLLRAGIKLNTPPVCNWACPYCYASSPELQKNLKEEDYIRYKDANWHLKMFKWVKELKKVGLKAITINGMFEPLTSPKLKEVINFVYEENLAITLVTNGVLLTDELIEFLKSKKVSILTKLNVPIVEKDSPLYNDVIEIQKQMTGLKGNAEKIYEDQKNMIKKLIAYGFNKCENPDTSYLGIETVICKLNINYIPELIRQCRELNIYSHAEVIKLQGYAKNFEEYQLTDLELKKLFEEVQERDIKEGYEFWEAKPPYIGGTCYQNLMRIDLHDNGDIYPCPGIDLKLGNLEEESILSILNNKNLQVIRQLEDLIEGDCKTCEQFKNRSCYGGCRGTVFQTLKNKGYGTYEALVGSDPSCWRVKKILDK from the coding sequence ATGAAAAAAATAGTAAAATTAGCAGGAATTGATTTATCTAAAGAAGAAATGTATTCTAAAAAATTATTAAGAGCAGGAATAAAGCTAAATACTCCTCCTGTTTGTAATTGGGCATGTCCATATTGTTATGCAAGTAGTCCAGAATTACAAAAAAATTTAAAAGAAGAAGATTACATAAGGTACAAAGATGCAAATTGGCACTTAAAAATGTTTAAATGGGTCAAAGAATTAAAAAAAGTTGGATTAAAAGCAATAACTATTAATGGAATGTTTGAACCATTAACTTCTCCTAAATTAAAAGAAGTTATAAACTTCGTATATGAAGAAAATTTAGCAATAACACTAGTAACTAATGGTGTTTTATTAACTGATGAATTAATTGAGTTTTTAAAAAGTAAGAAAGTGTCTATATTAACTAAATTAAATGTTCCAATAGTAGAAAAAGATTCTCCACTTTATAATGATGTAATTGAAATTCAAAAACAAATGACAGGTCTAAAGGGAAATGCTGAAAAGATATATGAGGACCAAAAAAATATGATAAAAAAATTAATAGCTTATGGATTTAATAAATGTGAAAATCCTGATACAAGTTATTTAGGAATAGAAACAGTTATTTGTAAGCTAAATATAAATTATATTCCAGAATTAATAAGACAATGCCGTGAATTAAATATTTATTCTCATGCAGAGGTAATAAAATTACAAGGATATGCTAAAAATTTTGAAGAATATCAATTAACAGATTTAGAGTTAAAGAAGTTATTTGAAGAGGTTCAAGAAAGAGATATAAAGGAAGGATATGAATTTTGGGAAGCAAAACCACCATATATAGGAGGAACATGTTACCAAAATCTTATGAGAATAGACCTTCATGATAATGGAGATATTTATCCATGTCCAGGAATTGATTTAAAACTTGGAAATTTAGAAGAAGAGTCCATTTTATCTATTCTAAATAATAAAAATTTGCAAGTAATTAGACAATTAGAAGATTTAATAGAAGGAGATTGTAAAACTTGTGAACAGTTCAAAAATAGAAGTTGCTATGGCGGATGTAGAGGAACTGTGTTTCAAACTTTAAAAAATAAAGGATATGGGACATATGAAGCATTAGTAGGTTCAGACCCTTCATGTTGGAGAGTAAAAAAAATATTAGACAAATAA